The region tatatatatatatatatatatatatatatatatatatatatatatatatatatatatatatatatatatatatatatatatggactTGAAAGAAGTGTTATAACAAAATCGGGAGTGGTTGTCAACAATTTTTGAGTCCATTGTGCCATGGTTAGAGGGGGAGATACCGGAAAGAGATAGGTATGGTGAGATGCTATGGTTACGTGTTGGAACATGGAATGCTTGGAGAAAGGTAGTTCAGCGGGTTGGAACTCTAATAAAAGTTGTAGAGAATCGAATAAGTATGAACTCTTGTaccattaatatatttgttgattgttgataaaaagaaaaaacatgaaaaggGATTTTAAAACTGAACATATCTCTACATGAATAACATTCTtcacttaaacaaatttatatttgtaaaactcACATGATAGATGACCGAATAAAATTCtctaaacattattattatttgtatttattgcAAACAAAGTCTATTGTTTAAGTACATTCAGTTCAAACTTTTAGCATTGCACGTCTTTTTCTCTCCTTCACTACGAATGATGGGAAAGGGAGAAAATGTGAGAGTACGAATTATGGGAAAGGGGGAAATGTGAGAGGAAGCGTAGATTTTATACCCAAAACAATAGTATCCCAGAAATTGGAATaatgttaagaaaaataatttgaaggGTTGGAAATGACATTATTATCTCTTTTTTAATAAgacaaaatagttttaaattctGAAAGTTTAATACCAAATTAGTTTATCTAGTGAATAGTTATGCACAATGGAATTTTCAACACCTCTCACTTTTCATACATTCATATTTGAATAGAAGAtaagctctttttttttttttccttttataatgaAGTGATGCATAAGAAAACAATGATGATATAATATTGCTTGAGAACGATGTAATCAATTATGTTTCGGTATATGATTTTACATATCATTGTACAAAAGATTAAGCATACAAAGGCAatcgtagaaaaaataattttacaaaaataaatttattttaaatgaaacttTGCTAAAATATTTGGAAATCTCTTAAAAGTGTTCTATATGGGAAGAATTATTTACAACCCAAAAATATTACAAGCACGCTCACAGTTTTGTCTCAACTTAGATGCTTGAATCAATATTTCATAATTCACAGCACGTCCCTTCAGTCATCCAGCCAACATTCCAAGTTACATTTACTTGACAGGACAATCAAGCAAAGCCTCTAGAACTACAATATCATATAGAGCAAATTACAAAGGAGGATGAACATGTTGCAGGCCTTTACACAATTTTCAAGAACAGCACACTGGGTTGCTTCTTTATCTTACAATCAACCCATCATAACCTCTCAGAAAACACCAATTTTCTAGTCGGCCAATAACCCTGCCACTCCTCTATCTGCAAGTATGAACATATTAGAAGTGTGAACTTCTAAAGAAAGTTTCATGATATCACTCCCATTGAGCTAAGACTAGTCTGGATCAAGGCAAGTGCATCACTGTATATAGCCACAACATTTGCAAAGACTGCAAGCACTATCATAAGGACAGATAGAATCTTGTCCCTTCTAGTGGCAATGTTGTACCGATCCCTGTAGTAATAAAACAAACTTTTAATGATAACGTTGAGTTAATTAACAAGTAGAAAGAGCACAGAGAGCAACAAGTTTTCCATGgatcaagaagttaataaaacatttttctcttCCCCTTATCTAAACACAACTTAAAATACCACATTTTGAAAACTACATGCATTACTGAACTGAAAAAATCCAGCACCGAACTTACTTAAGGACGATAGAAGCTGGAAATATGAATGCTAAACATGCTGCAGCCGTTGCTCCAGTGAACTGGAAAATATCCCAAATGCTGGGTATGAAATTCGCTCCCCAAAAGGAAAAAGCTACAAGTGCCACAGTAATTATTGCAAATCTGACGTTATCTAGAACCAAAGGCCTAGATGATGGAAATAGGAGACCATCAAGGTTGATCCGCACTGCATAGAAGACAACTGGAAATACAAGCACAAGATGTGCAGCATAGGTTGCACGAACAGCATCATTGAGCACAGCACCAAAAGGAATCCCAAGATCAGTGTCAAAATTTGCAAGCACATCATCAAGAGTTGCTTCACCAAATAGGAGGAACCCAAAGAAACTTGTCAATAAGTACACTGAAGCACATAGAGCAAGGGAAGCACGCACCACCCCACGAATCTGTGATGAGTCTTCGAGTTCATTGTCTATGGGGTGTACTGCAAAAGAAGAGTGCACACAATACAAACATCAAACTATATATCCATGAAGCAAACAGGTAACCCTCATTGAAGTTTTCTTCTCAAATTAGTTGGACAAGGATTGGGGTGAGGCTTATGAAGGAACTGTAAGAATGACCTCACAAGCcacattttttttcacataaattaTTGACAAACTTATATCTACATAtgtctgttttcaataaaaaacattaaaacaagGGTAAAGGGCTCCAAAAAAAGGTCTGAGAAAGTTTCATACCATTGAAGTGGCATAGATAGGCTGTGACAACCACAGGAGTTACTGTGAACAGTTCAAAAACTGAGGATACATCAGTAATGATAGGGAATAATCTAGGCATCCCGATGCCTCCAATTGCAAtcttgaaaattgaaattcccACAGCAATGACGAGAAAGACAACTGCTAAACCAAATGATAATGCAGAAGTGTATCTCAATGAATCTGCAAAAAACACAGCATGACCAAAAAATCTTCATGGGTTTGTTATAGAAATGAGCTTAATCCAAAGTATAATCATGACAATGCGTCTCCCAAATTCCCATCACATAACTTGAACAAAAAAGAATTGCTCAAAGTATTTAAGACATTAGTTCATGTCTAGTATGTCATGTCACTCAGGTGTCATACTCACAATAGGACATTTATggcaacaaaacaacaaaaggTTTTTATAAAGTTTCAGTTACTCATTTGCTCAATTTCTGcaataaacatatttcaaacaataaaaagaaactGAGAAATATAGAAAGTAAAgcaattaattaacattaagcAAATAGGTAGTCCCATTAAATGTCAAGCCTTAATGCTAATTCATCTTGGCTTGTCAACACTTCAAATAAATACTTGAGTAATTTGAGATGAAAACTGACATTTTAACAACACCTAAGCATTGTCACAGCCACAACAATTGGTGGTCAATCccaaaattatgataatattatattttcaattttcattttaatacaaGAAAGAAGGACACTCACCAATGCGCTTGAAGCAGGACAAAGGTGAAAACACAGCAAGTGTTATAACAAGAAGAACAAATGTACGTCCTGTCCACCAGTGAACTCCAAACCATCCTTCAAGTAAACCAGAATGATGAATTCCACCAGAAGATGTTCCAGAAATCACATCACCTTCAATTTAAACAACAGAAAGCTGAATCACAAACCAAAACTTCTCATCTAAACCGATTGAAGTGTTCAAGTTCAACTAAAACCTTAACCTAAGAACTAGATAACAAGTccaccaaaataaaatttgagtttGATTTCATACAAGATAAGGGCAAAATTTTGCGTACAGCCAACTAATTAGAAATCAAACTAAACATGACTTTTACCACATAAGACAATTAATGATCAGATGACAACACtgcataaaaaaacaaatatttaccCTATCAGAGCATTCCAATTAAGTTCATAGAATCTAAGGTTTTAATCTTAATATAGTCGTTACCGATAATAATCATGTAAATGATCAGCATTCCAATGTTGTTGACTATGACACATATCTGCACCAGGGCTTTTCCAAATTTGCCAAAGGTATCCCCAACTAGAGTGGCATAAGAAGAAAGATTCCCTGCCCGGGAAATCCTCATCATGAACCCAATTGACTTCTCTGTCAAAAAAGCAATCAAGATGATAGAAAGAAGACCAGGTATCATCCCCAATTTTTTAACACATGCGGGCAACCCCATGATCCCAGCACCAATAATTGTGGTGGACAAGTTGAAAACTGCCCCAGAAAATGAAGCACCGTTGAAATCATCAAACCCTGAAGAACCAGCCTCAAGAGTTTTAGGTATCAAAGGTGACTTCTCATCAACCACTGCTTTGTTCTTCCTTGATTTTGTCTTCTTTACCCTGGGTTCTAGGTTCACAATAGTCATTTTCAGCTTTCaagttttctcttttccttGAAATTTAATACCAGCTCAAATAATCTGTCAGAAACCGAATACACTCATTTTTCAAGTTGAAGCAAAGATTCAAACTTTGAAGCAATTAATTCAGAAAAGTTTGAGAGCTCCGTTAAACAAACctgaaattaaaaattcaagGCACCCCAGAATccagaaagaagaaaacaacactCCAGAAGAACCCAAATCACCAAATTGCTCAGAAAGAACTCAGAACTCAAATCCTCTAACAAATCACTCCAGAAGTCAGAGAGATTTTGGGCTTGTTGGAAATATGGaaccaaagaagaaaacaaaaacaagggGAGAAAGATTAGATTACAGGGGAAGTGAATGATAAGGGCTgaataatgattatttatagAATTTGAGTAATATCCCAAAGTaaagataaaatagaataaaaaaaaacaacgtACAATAGTAGTTGACCAAACTATTGTACGTAATTCACATTACGATTAAGGTAGGGCTCTCTCCCTATTGGTTTGAATTTCAAAGACATGCAAACCTTTTACTTTTAATAGATAGTGAtgatttttgtttctctatCTATATATGTAAAgtgttaataattattttgatgtgTATGACTCATTTTGCTTATTTAAATGAGtttgatattttaatgtttaaggAAATTTTGAATGTGTGTGAAGTTTATTTAAGGTTTAGGATAAAAGGAAAATCAATCATGCATCCTTTAATTTTTACTGAATGCATGATGTAATTTATTTGCAAGATTTAACTGTCctaattttaatgaaagaagtgttacatatttttatatattgaaatcatattttactttaattttttaataaatataatagttacaaaaaatattacgaATATATAACACTAGGACACTAATGAAAACGTATTCAATTATCAATGTTGTTACTAATGAATTGTCCTTATAACCAGAAGGAATTGCTAAACAAACAAAACGTACGTCACCATAATCTTTTGACTTTAACTTATACTGGAACCTTAATGTCATTTTCTTACGGTAATAAAACCTCCCAAACGAGATTCATAGTGATATTTTTCTGAGATATGATGAAAACCCTTTGCAATCTTGTGGTTGATTGGGATAATGGCGTTTGTAACATTCTCATGAATTGCATCAAAAGTATACTGCAAAAGGGTATCAAAATAAGCATCCTATTTTGAATTCAAAAGCTTTGAAATTAAGGATTTTTGTTCAAtgtactttaaatttttttttttctaaattcatattatatatatatatatatatatatattaaaataatatattatttttactatttaatgaattcaattatttgacatttatttctctctttacaaaatctttatttatgttaatttaaatttctttaaagtATATGTACGAAAGTTGAAACGTATTCTTTATAGAATGTACTTAAAGCATTAACTACATTTTGTAATGTATCACATTATTATTCAAAgaatttgataattaataatacaaatgCCTTgaatctattacatattaaaaaaaaataccattaaaattactatattatccattttcttttattgacacatgttataaaatttaattttttcgtcattttaaaactctggTACAAAAGAACCTAAATTCAAATcctaaaaaatcattttatttttaattttttatttatttataatttcaattataatattaattataaataatattattatttataatacttttataaatattaatattaaacattttataaatattatttgtagtaacaataataaaattataaccacCGTTAGTATtgtaatgataattattattattattattgttatatgttattattatatattactaatattaatattattagtaataaagtGAGTAccgttattattaatattaatatataatatattatattttttattatatattattgatatgaGAAAAGAAGtattagaaatattattattattaataaaagtaattattattattattatcattaataagaattataattattatattattattatagctatcctatttaatttaaaaattgatatttcaaaaatattatattattatttattgacatatgtcataaaatttaattttttcatcattttaaaacTCTGTTACAAAAAGATGAGGATTCAAATCTTACCaaagtcattttattttaattttttcatttatttataatttcaactataatattaattataaataatattattatttgtaatatttttataagtattagtattaaaaattttataaatattatttgtagtgacaataataaaattataaccatAGTTAGTAttgtaatgataataataataattattattgttatatgttattattatatatcattaatattattaggaATAAAGTTAGTAccgttattattaatattaatatgtaatatattatatcttttattatatattattgatatgaGTAAAGAAGtattagaaatattattattattattaataaaaataattattactagttaataagaactataattattatattcttattattatagttatcctatctaatttaaaaaattgacatttcaaaaatactatattattaaccccataattattattaatattatttttattatctataattattattattattattattataaatataattgttattattattattattattattattatatattataactattttattttaatattattattattattattatcaattatcaatattattaataataatagttattattattatcattaataagaattataacaaataactgtaattattgtattattattataattattatcatatttaacttaaaaaatgacatttcaaaaatattatattattaaccaccataataattattattattatattattaaccaccataataataaaaataaaaattgacatttcaaaaatattatattatactatttttgttgttcgtaattgttattattattattataaatataattatttttattatcataagaactataattattataatatttactattactgttgtttttattattatggttagatacatattttatttttacttattaagtaagaatcatgtttcaattacttgtcatttttatttgttttgttgttcgtTTATCTTTACATctaaacaattatttcaattcaaaaaaaatagttacaaaaattagtaaaataataaaactaaaaaatatttttttattataaataattatttcaatttaaaatataataattaatagggtaaaattgaaaaaacaaaagaggaTACCaaaaatgtttatctctttatatatgtagttgtattattattattattattattattattattattattattattattattattactactactactactacttgCTTACACACAGGCGTTATCGCGTCTGTGTATacgcattttttattttttaaatatgaatgatagtaTCTTAGCATAtgataatagtgtaatgttattaagttaatatataaaataaatttatatttattaaaaatgaagtaaaatgttaaaaataaattgaaatgaatagaaaattaattggtgatgaataaagaaaaagaaaaaagataaacaattttatagaaaatagataaaaataaccattaattttaaaatttaataaataattatattgtaaagggtaGAATTGATATTATGAGATGTGGACAtgtattgttatagattattattattattattattattattattattattattattattatcactacgcgatattattatagtgatattatcattattacagtattattattgttagacacacattttacttttatttattacgaGATCACATCTTAATTACTTGcacattttatttgttttattgttcattttatctctatattagtaaaatgataaaactgacaactaattttttattatgaataattatttaaatttaataaattataattaacaggataaaattgtaaaataaaaaaaagaacacaaaaaagtgtatctttttatatatttagttattgtattgttattattaacattacgagatattaatataatggtattattattattattattattatcattattattattattattatagttagacacacatcttaattttatttactacaagatcatatttcaattagttgcatttttatttgttttgttgctgatatatatctttatatataattatagattataattATCGTTAAAATTAACCTTAGTATTaacattgatattaatatttatagcataaacattattattattatcattagtttgTATTATTGGtatcactattatttttattattattattactattcatagtgGTGTTATTAATATAagcttttttttaattataaaaatgttgtttactaaatacttttgctaaatagatttttaatcttttaaaatttataaaacgtatattaatattattattattatttttaatgtttaaataaatataataacaaattatattattattctacaaagatttgaaataaaacaaaaaacaaaacaaaaagtgcGTACACGTTGGAGTCTAGGGATGGCAACAAGACGGGACATAAACGGTTTCGTTATCTCATACCCATTcccattaaaaaaattcatcatcatccCCATGCCCGACCCAacaggtatcaaacttttgtctcatccccacaGGGTAATGGGTatatgttagaattaattgacgaattaattctattagtgacaaatttgaaatattatgatgggcccaattgtgatttaataaaatttaaagacttattggttattattatgtgaagtgataataaaataaaataaaataaagataagataaaataaaataaaataaaaaccaacttgatggacgttggtttataaagggattggggttctgtctctggccataagaTTCTTTTCACAGTAAATTAGAAAGTTTTTGCATTGTCTGCACCATATGATTTGCATCGTGCGattatttcatttcaattccaattgaaATCGAATTAGTggattttgttaaattatgttaatttatttattaagattaaagtgtaatgtttttattggtttacgttgccaataaaattaatattaaatatttagataaataattaataattttattttaatttgcaataatatttatgtttgttattgttaaattaaaattaatgagatgctatataaagtttatagtaattaaatgtgtattttttttttatttaaaatcaattatgataaattttgttagtcaccaaagtggccaaaattgtaaagttttgttatttcaaattattaatgt is a window of Vigna unguiculata cultivar IT97K-499-35 chromosome 4, ASM411807v1, whole genome shotgun sequence DNA encoding:
- the LOC114182120 gene encoding amino acid transporter AVT6B-like yields the protein MTIVNLEPRVKKTKSRKNKAVVDEKSPLIPKTLEAGSSGFDDFNGASFSGAVFNLSTTIIGAGIMGLPACVKKLGMIPGLLSIILIAFLTEKSIGFMMRISRAGNLSSYATLVGDTFGKFGKALVQICVIVNNIGMLIIYMIIIGDVISGTSSGGIHHSGLLEGWFGVHWWTGRTFVLLVITLAVFSPLSCFKRIDSLRYTSALSFGLAVVFLVIAVGISIFKIAIGGIGMPRLFPIITDVSSVFELFTVTPVVVTAYLCHFNVHPIDNELEDSSQIRGVVRASLALCASVYLLTSFFGFLLFGEATLDDVLANFDTDLGIPFGAVLNDAVRATYAAHLVLVFPVVFYAVRINLDGLLFPSSRPLVLDNVRFAIITVALVAFSFWGANFIPSIWDIFQFTGATAAACLAFIFPASIVLKDRYNIATRRDKILSVLMIVLAVFANVVAIYSDALALIQTSLSSMGVIS